From bacterium, one genomic window encodes:
- a CDS encoding Gfo/Idh/MocA family oxidoreductase, protein MKSRKKTGIIGFGLAGRNMHYRALVEGLGDLVEVTAVWNRSEIPREGRAPGDFPLDGSVAVYRDIDRFFAHPDMDVVHITTPSGQHLEYIERAALSGRHVICDKPLEVTLARIDRAIGVCEKNGVKLTVSFQHRYNPHVQRLKDVIEKGNLGEIIEGSTECKLYRNPEYYTGSSWHGIYSLDGGAALINQSIHYIDLLQWLMGAPVETVRKGIAERLVHTYIEAEDFGYGELALANGASMTILGGTCFRPGIGQSLEIKGTDGWASVTEGIVTRACWGGADKTASFGEAVRVSGSSSSPMLGLDNHVRCFRAAYEALLRGDDMPVSGHEARKSTEIILGIYKAAETDRPVALPLEADYKPGGAR, encoded by the coding sequence ATGAAATCGCGCAAAAAAACAGGAATCATCGGCTTCGGGCTGGCCGGGAGAAACATGCACTACCGGGCCCTCGTCGAGGGACTCGGCGACCTCGTGGAAGTGACCGCGGTCTGGAACAGGAGCGAAATCCCCCGCGAAGGGCGTGCTCCCGGGGATTTTCCGCTTGACGGCTCGGTTGCGGTATACCGCGACATCGACCGGTTCTTCGCGCATCCGGACATGGATGTCGTGCACATCACAACGCCGAGCGGACAGCACCTCGAATATATCGAGCGGGCCGCGCTGTCGGGCAGGCATGTAATCTGCGACAAGCCGCTCGAAGTGACACTCGCCCGGATCGACCGTGCCATCGGGGTCTGCGAAAAGAACGGCGTGAAGCTCACGGTCAGCTTCCAGCACCGGTATAATCCCCATGTGCAGCGCCTGAAGGACGTTATCGAAAAAGGGAATCTGGGCGAAATAATCGAGGGTTCCACCGAGTGCAAACTCTACCGTAATCCCGAATACTACACCGGGTCCTCATGGCATGGCATATATTCCCTCGACGGCGGCGCGGCGCTCATAAACCAGTCAATCCACTACATCGACCTCCTCCAGTGGCTCATGGGCGCGCCGGTGGAAACGGTGAGGAAGGGAATAGCGGAACGGCTCGTTCACACGTATATCGAGGCCGAGGATTTCGGGTACGGCGAACTGGCGCTCGCAAACGGCGCTTCCATGACCATTCTTGGCGGCACCTGCTTCAGACCGGGCATCGGCCAGAGCCTCGAAATAAAGGGAACCGACGGCTGGGCATCGGTTACCGAGGGAATCGTGACACGTGCCTGCTGGGGCGGCGCCGACAAAACCGCCTCGTTCGGCGAAGCGGTGCGGGTATCCGGATCGTCATCGTCCCCCATGCTCGGTCTCGACAACCATGTGCGCTGTTTCCGTGCTGCCTACGAGGCTCTGCTCCGGGGAGACGATATGCCCGTGAGCGGTCATGAGGCGCGGAAGTCAACCGAGATCATCCTCGGAATATACAAGGCCGCCGAGACGGACAGACCGGTTGCGCTGCCGCTCGAAGCAGATTACAAACCCGGCGGCGCCCGTTAA
- a CDS encoding YbaK/EbsC family protein, whose product MPVRKLKEFLDSKGIKYVTISHSKAYTAQEVAASSHIPGKELAKTVMVKIDGRMAMAVLPSSHQIDFHLLRKAIGAKNAELASEEEFKDLFPECDVGAMPPFGNLYGMDVYVAEALSVDEEIAFNAGSHTELIRLKYADFERLVKPKKVRFASL is encoded by the coding sequence ATGCCGGTACGGAAATTGAAGGAATTCCTCGACAGCAAGGGGATAAAGTATGTAACGATAAGCCATTCAAAGGCTTATACGGCGCAGGAGGTGGCGGCTTCCTCCCACATCCCGGGAAAGGAGCTGGCGAAGACGGTCATGGTCAAGATAGACGGCAGAATGGCGATGGCGGTTCTGCCCTCCTCTCATCAGATCGATTTTCACCTCCTGAGAAAGGCCATCGGGGCAAAAAACGCCGAGCTTGCCTCCGAGGAGGAGTTCAAAGACCTCTTCCCCGAGTGCGATGTCGGCGCGATGCCGCCGTTCGGGAATCTCTACGGGATGGATGTGTATGTCGCCGAAGCGCTCAGCGTTGACGAGGAGATCGCGTTCAACGCCGGTTCCCACACGGAGCTCATCCGTCTGAAATACGCCGATTTCGAGCGGCTGGTCAAGCCGAAAAAAGTGCGGTTTGCTTCGCTTTGA